Below is a genomic region from Magnetococcales bacterium.
TCCGATACAGAAGGTCTCTGCATATCTTTGACAAATCTTAAATCGACCCGCACAATATTAAATCGATTCACTCCTTTTTGATATCCCCAGTGAATAATATCGATCAGGTCTTGTATCTTATCCTTAAAAAGAATCGGTTGCAAAACAACTTTTGGAGCGAGGTAACCTTGTTGATTTCGGAGTGCGAGAAGACGTTCAATAGATTGAAGCCCCGTTTGATTATCATGGCCCGTCTCCTGATAGCCATGAATACTTTCAATAGAGAATGAAATGCTGTCGAGACCAGAGACAAGAATGCGTTCAATAATACCAGGCTTACCCAACATAAGTGAATTTGTAGTCAATTGAACTTTATACCCCTTCATTTTACAGTATTCTACAGCATCAAAAAAACGCGGATGAAGCAAAGATTCCCCCATGCCTGCCAAAGATATTTGCTCGGCACCTTCGAGTTTATCAACAATACAGGTAAAATCTTTCCATGTCATATGACGACGATCAACATCAATATAATTTCTTATGCACATACGACATGACAGATTACATGCGTTCGTTAATGATATTTGAATAAATCTCGGAAATTTTTCAGGAATGTGAAGAACTTTCCGTAATAAAATTGGTGCAAGTTCAATTTTTTTTGGAATATACATGATATACTAAGATTACGATTCTCGTGTTGTGTTATGCAAAAAAAAGCTTTTTATTACGCCGGATATGTAATCAAGGTCTTTTTCATTTAAACAGGGGTGGGCTGGAATATAACACACTTTACCGTCTAATTTTTCTGCATTGGGATAATGACCTCTGGCAAAAATTGCAAAGCGCTCCATCTGTGTGACATCTTGTGCTGATTCATCCTGGGCGTCAACATTGTGCTGAAGTAAATAGCGTTGCAACTCCCGGCAACGTTCAGTCCAAACGGCAAAGTGGACACAGACATGCTGCCTGTCAGTCGGATCAGGAGGCAATAGCAAATCTCCCACCCCTGCCAATTCACGTCGCAGATGGCACAGGATGGCGTGACGCTTATGGTTTGATTGATGGATTGTCTCAATCTGACGAAACCCCATGGCGGCTTGAATGTTAAACATATGCCGCTGGAACAGGTAAGGAACTTCTTGGTAGACGGGCTTTTTGACCCGAAACCAACCATCCAAAAAGGCATCGCCTTGTAGAACAAACCGCTTGACCAATGGAAACAAGGTCCATCGGTGAATCATAGGGTCATTAAGAAATTTCAGCAAGGATCCTTTCAAGACCGCTTGGAACAGATCCTTGATGGGTATGGCATGAAACTTTTCCTGCAA
It encodes:
- a CDS encoding radical SAM protein — its product is MYIPKKIELAPILLRKVLHIPEKFPRFIQISLTNACNLSCRMCIRNYIDVDRRHMTWKDFTCIVDKLEGAEQISLAGMGESLLHPRFFDAVEYCKMKGYKVQLTTNSLMLGKPGIIERILVSGLDSISFSIESIHGYQETGHDNQTGLQSIERLLALRNQQGYLAPKVVLQPILFKDKIQDLIDIIHWGYQKGVNRFNIVRVDLRFVKDMQRPSVS
- a CDS encoding aminotransferase class I/II-fold pyridoxal phosphate-dependent enzyme, with protein sequence MWKAYPRVWVDLTTVETIEALFRLLWPSRAAGRSLVPEFESSFAKMIGVRDAVAFPNCRSALFHSLKALDLEPGDEVILPAFTFWVDPAVVLLAGLKPVFVDVSLASANMDMAQIEAVITPRTRVILPVHLNGLPVDMHQLQEIAQKHHLRIIEDCARACGATYGNAHVGSADIGAFSFGYGKSFYGFGGGMVTANDPEFIKRLRQLQEKFHAIPIKDLFQAVLKGSLLKFLNDPMIHRWTLFPLVKRFVLQGDAFLDGWFRVKKPVYQEVPYLFQRHMFNIQAAMGFRQIETIHQSNHKRHAILCHLRRELAGVGDLLLPPDPTDRQHVCVHFAVWTERCRELQRYLLQHNVDAQDESAQDVTQMERFAIFARGHYPNAEKLDGKVCYIPAHPCLNEKDLDYISGVIKSFFLHNTTRES